The following coding sequences lie in one Flavobacteriales bacterium genomic window:
- a CDS encoding polyribonucleotide nucleotidyltransferase → MSQIGIKKSYTLGDGRSIEIETGKLAKQSHGSVVVKMGKTMLLATVVSDNEAGEDMDFLPLTVDYKEKFAAAGKIPGGFLKREARPNDNEILICRLIDRALRPLFPDDYHANTQVAVQLISFDEEVLPDALACLAASACIAVSDIPFNGPTSEVRIAKVEGNWVINPTPAQMALSDMDMIVAATMDNIMMVEGEMKEVSEAEMLEAIKVAHTEIKKQCQLQLDLAAMVEKSKVKRVYDHERSNEDLLARIKTACHDKCYEIAASSIADKALRGQKFGAVKDEFIATLSDEEKEDKFLISQYFKKVQKNAVRRVILDERKRLDGRKLDEIRPIWSEVDYLPGAHGSSIFTRGETQSLTTVTLGNKMDEKLVDEVTTGGTEKFMLHYNFPSFSTGEARPNRGTSRREIGHGNLALRALKPMIPFDETNPYTVRVVSEILESNGSSSMATVCAGTLALMDAGVKIKKPVSGIAMGLITEPGNQKFAVLSDILGDEDHLGDMDFKVTGTKDGITACQMDIKVDGLPYEILEQALAQAREGRLHILNEMLKTIAEPNADYKPHTPRITQITIPKDMIGAVIGPGGKIIQDIQAKTGATITIEEVNNTGQVSIMTNDGEAMKAALARIKAITAVPEVGEIYKGKVKSITNFGAFVEIIPGKDGLLHISEINWDRVEKVEDVLKEGQEIEVKLIEVDAKTGKLKLSRKVLLEKPQKENA, encoded by the coding sequence ATGTCACAAATCGGAATTAAAAAATCCTACACGTTAGGTGATGGAAGGTCCATCGAAATTGAAACTGGAAAACTAGCCAAACAATCACATGGTTCGGTAGTAGTAAAAATGGGAAAAACAATGTTGTTAGCAACTGTAGTTTCAGACAATGAAGCTGGCGAAGACATGGATTTTTTACCATTAACAGTTGATTACAAAGAAAAATTTGCAGCAGCAGGTAAAATTCCTGGTGGTTTCTTAAAAAGAGAAGCAAGACCAAATGATAACGAAATATTAATTTGTAGATTAATCGATAGAGCATTAAGACCGCTTTTCCCAGATGATTACCATGCAAACACACAAGTTGCTGTTCAACTAATATCTTTCGACGAAGAAGTTTTACCTGATGCATTAGCTTGTTTAGCTGCTTCAGCTTGTATAGCAGTATCTGACATTCCTTTTAACGGTCCAACATCAGAAGTAAGAATTGCAAAAGTAGAAGGAAATTGGGTAATCAACCCTACTCCTGCTCAAATGGCGTTATCTGATATGGATATGATTGTTGCCGCTACGATGGACAACATTATGATGGTTGAAGGTGAAATGAAAGAAGTTTCTGAAGCAGAAATGTTAGAAGCGATTAAAGTTGCTCATACCGAAATTAAAAAACAATGTCAATTACAATTAGATTTAGCTGCTATGGTAGAAAAATCTAAAGTAAAAAGAGTGTACGACCACGAAAGAAGCAATGAAGATTTATTGGCTAGAATAAAAACAGCTTGTCACGACAAATGTTATGAAATCGCTGCAAGTTCTATCGCTGACAAAGCATTGAGAGGTCAAAAATTTGGAGCTGTTAAAGATGAATTTATTGCTACATTAAGCGATGAAGAAAAAGAAGATAAATTCTTGATTAGTCAGTACTTTAAAAAAGTACAGAAAAATGCAGTTCGTAGAGTAATTCTTGATGAAAGAAAAAGACTTGATGGTAGAAAATTAGACGAAATCAGACCAATTTGGAGTGAAGTGGATTATTTACCAGGAGCACATGGTTCTTCAATTTTTACAAGAGGTGAAACTCAATCGTTAACAACCGTTACTTTAGGTAACAAAATGGACGAAAAATTAGTTGATGAAGTAACTACTGGCGGAACTGAAAAATTCATGCTACATTACAACTTCCCATCATTCTCAACTGGCGAAGCTCGTCCAAACAGAGGAACTAGCCGTAGAGAAATTGGACATGGAAATTTAGCTTTAAGAGCATTAAAACCAATGATTCCTTTTGATGAAACAAACCCTTACACTGTTCGTGTTGTTTCTGAAATATTAGAATCTAACGGCTCTTCTTCAATGGCAACAGTTTGTGCTGGTACGTTAGCATTAATGGATGCTGGTGTTAAAATTAAAAAACCAGTTTCAGGTATTGCAATGGGTTTAATTACTGAACCAGGCAACCAAAAATTTGCTGTTCTTTCTGATATTTTAGGAGATGAAGATCACTTGGGTGATATGGACTTTAAAGTAACCGGAACTAAAGATGGTATTACAGCTTGTCAAATGGATATTAAAGTTGATGGTTTACCATACGAAATACTAGAACAAGCACTGGCTCAAGCACGCGAAGGTAGATTACACATTTTAAATGAAATGTTAAAAACCATTGCTGAACCAAATGCAGATTACAAACCTCATACTCCGCGTATTACTCAAATCACTATCCCTAAAGACATGATTGGCGCTGTAATCGGACCAGGTGGAAAAATCATTCAAGATATTCAAGCGAAAACAGGTGCAACCATTACTATAGAAGAAGTAAACAATACCGGTCAAGTTTCTATTATGACTAATGATGGTGAAGCCATGAAAGCTGCCCTTGCTAGAATTAAAGCAATTACTGCAGTACCAGAAGTTGGTGAAATCTACAAAGGAAAAGTAAAATCAATTACTAATTTTGGTGCTTTTGTTGAAATTATTCCTGGTAAAGATGGATTACTTCATATTTCTGAAATCAACTGGGATAGAGTTGAAAAAGTAGAAGATGTATTGAAAGAAGGTCAAGAAATTGAAGTAAAATTGATAGAAGTTGATGCTAAAACAGGTAAATTAAAGTTATCTAGAAAGGTTTTATTAGAAAAGCCACAAAAAGAAAACGCTTAA
- the rpsO gene encoding 30S ribosomal protein S15, whose amino-acid sequence MYLSSEKKQEIFKQYGGDAKNTGSTEGQIALFTFRINHLTGHLKTNKKDKGTQKALLDLVGKRRSLLDYYKKKDIVKYRELIKELGIRK is encoded by the coding sequence ATGTATTTATCATCTGAAAAAAAACAAGAAATTTTTAAACAGTACGGCGGAGACGCTAAAAACACTGGTTCTACTGAAGGACAAATTGCATTATTCACTTTTAGAATAAACCATTTAACAGGTCACTTAAAAACCAACAAAAAAGATAAAGGAACTCAAAAAGCTTTATTAGACTTAGTAGGTAAAAGAAGAAGTTTATTAGACTACTACAAAAAGAAAGATATTGTTAAATATCGTGAATTGATAAAAGAGTTAGGAATTAGAAAATAA
- a CDS encoding sigma-70 family RNA polymerase sigma factor codes for MRQLKISKQVTNRETISLDKYLHDISKVGLVTADEEIELAIKIREGDKAALEKLTKANLRFVVSVAKQYQNQGLTLPDLINEGNIGLIKAAQRFDETRGFKFISYAVWWIRQSIMQAIAEQARIVRLPLNKIGGISKINRTFSELEQLYEREPTSDEVADLLDITSAEVNDSIKISGRHFSMDAPLSSDEDSNSMMDIMEDDEILFNPDNDLMNESLRNEIERSLSTLSYREAEVLRMYYGINCKAPLTLEEIGEEFELTRERVRQIKEKAIKRLKHTSRCKLLKPYLG; via the coding sequence ATGAGACAACTGAAAATTTCGAAACAGGTTACCAATAGAGAAACAATATCATTAGACAAGTATTTACACGACATATCAAAAGTAGGATTAGTTACCGCCGATGAAGAAATAGAACTAGCCATAAAAATTAGAGAAGGAGACAAAGCAGCTTTAGAAAAATTAACTAAAGCCAATTTACGCTTTGTAGTTTCTGTAGCTAAACAATATCAAAATCAAGGTTTAACCCTACCCGACTTAATTAATGAAGGGAATATCGGGTTGATTAAAGCTGCCCAACGCTTTGATGAAACCAGAGGTTTTAAATTTATCTCTTATGCTGTTTGGTGGATTCGTCAATCCATTATGCAAGCTATTGCTGAACAAGCTCGTATTGTTCGTTTGCCCTTAAATAAAATTGGCGGTATCTCTAAAATAAACCGTACATTTTCTGAATTAGAACAACTTTATGAGAGAGAACCAACAAGCGATGAAGTTGCTGATTTATTAGACATTACTTCTGCCGAGGTGAATGATTCCATTAAAATTTCAGGACGACATTTTTCTATGGATGCCCCTCTATCTTCAGACGAGGATAGTAATAGCATGATGGATATTATGGAAGATGATGAAATATTGTTTAATCCAGATAACGATTTAATGAATGAATCGTTACGAAACGAAATAGAACGATCCCTTTCTACACTATCATACCGAGAAGCTGAAGTATTACGAATGTACTACGGAATTAACTGCAAAGCTCCTTTAACATTAGAAGAAATTGGCGAAGAATTTGAATTAACTCGAGAGCGAGTTCGTCAAATAAAAGAAAAAGCCATAAAACGATTAAAACACACTTCACGTTGTAAGTTGTTAAAACCCTATTTAGGATAA
- a CDS encoding RNA methyltransferase: protein MKSDQEILDYLMSYATENKRKLFNEVIEKRTNHITVVLEDIFQPHNASAVLRSCDVYGIQNVHVIENFNKYKINPKVVMGATKWINMTKYNGTEDNTLRCINQLKAEGYKIIATTPHHNDCDIADLPIDQKTALMFGTELTGLSKTAIDNADGFVRIPMYGFTESLNISVCAAISLYEISKRLRNSTIKWQLTDEEKLQQLLKWTKKIVKSSDLLINKFNASAE from the coding sequence ATGAAATCTGACCAAGAAATATTGGACTACCTGATGAGTTACGCTACAGAGAACAAACGAAAATTGTTTAATGAAGTAATTGAAAAACGAACCAACCACATTACTGTTGTTTTAGAAGATATTTTTCAGCCTCACAATGCAAGTGCAGTTTTGCGTTCGTGTGATGTTTATGGAATACAAAATGTTCATGTAATAGAAAACTTCAACAAATACAAAATAAATCCAAAAGTAGTGATGGGTGCTACAAAATGGATAAACATGACCAAATACAATGGTACAGAAGACAACACATTAAGGTGTATTAATCAACTTAAAGCCGAGGGATATAAAATTATAGCCACTACCCCACATCATAACGATTGTGATATTGCTGACCTCCCTATTGACCAAAAAACAGCATTGATGTTTGGTACAGAATTAACTGGATTATCAAAAACTGCTATTGATAATGCTGATGGTTTTGTAAGAATACCCATGTATGGATTTACTGAAAGTTTAAACATATCGGTATGTGCTGCCATTTCACTTTACGAAATAAGTAAGCGACTTCGAAATTCAACAATAAAATGGCAACTAACCGACGAAGAAAAATTACAACAATTGCTAAAATGGACTAAAAAAATAGTAAAAAGTAGCGACTTACTCATCAACAAATTCAACGCTTCAGCTGAATAA